In Pedobacter sp. W3I1, one DNA window encodes the following:
- a CDS encoding M13 family metallopeptidase — translation MKYQNLKRCFAALGIVAAGFSANAQTKKFIDPANMDLSVKPGDDFYTYASGTWIKNNPVPAKETRWGSFNELRDFNINAVKSLVEDAAADKSAPAGSVKRRVGDFYTAAMDSVTIEKLGYTPIKADLEKIKQIKNIQGVLDQVAYMRTNGLGGGMFGLGVGQDRKNVNKYMVNISQGGTTLPDRDYYLKDDARSVKIRDAYNTYMVTLFTLTGSTPEEAKQKAATVYKIEKQFAEAQMSRLEMRDPYATYNKLTVAELNKKTPDINWTTYLPKFKIKNQDTVLVSSPKFMASLDGMLKSVPVSDWQTYLEWNILKGSASSLSSPFVKASFAFTQAQTGQKVQTPRWQRMSSLTDGTIGELLGQLYVAKYFKPEAKERMNQMIVNLRKAFEIRINGLEWMSPETKQKALAKLHAFTPKVGYPEKWKNYDGLAINKDTYFQNLRNASVWSYNEMVDQLGKPVDRKRFGMTPPTVNAYYSPTLNEIVFPAGILQFPFFDPNADDAVNYGGIGAVIGHEMSHGFDDSGSQYDAAGNLKNWWTAEDKAKFDAKTKALGEQFDGYTVLDTVHVIGKLTMGENIGDLGGLNAAYTAFKND, via the coding sequence ATGAAATACCAAAATTTGAAAAGATGTTTTGCGGCACTAGGTATAGTCGCTGCAGGCTTTTCTGCAAATGCACAAACCAAAAAATTTATCGACCCTGCTAACATGGATCTTTCAGTTAAGCCAGGCGACGATTTCTACACCTACGCAAGTGGCACGTGGATAAAAAATAATCCTGTTCCTGCTAAAGAAACGCGCTGGGGTTCATTTAACGAACTTCGCGATTTCAACATCAATGCTGTAAAATCTTTAGTTGAGGATGCAGCTGCTGATAAATCTGCTCCTGCCGGCTCTGTGAAGCGTAGAGTTGGCGATTTTTATACGGCTGCGATGGATAGTGTAACGATAGAAAAGCTAGGCTATACGCCAATAAAGGCCGATTTAGAAAAAATTAAACAGATTAAAAACATTCAGGGTGTGCTGGATCAGGTTGCGTACATGCGAACCAATGGCTTAGGTGGCGGAATGTTCGGACTGGGCGTTGGCCAAGACCGCAAGAATGTAAACAAATACATGGTGAATATTAGTCAGGGTGGTACAACACTTCCCGATCGCGATTATTATTTGAAAGATGATGCCCGCAGCGTTAAGATCCGCGATGCCTACAATACCTATATGGTTACTTTATTTACCTTAACCGGAAGTACGCCTGAGGAAGCCAAACAAAAAGCAGCAACCGTATATAAAATTGAAAAGCAATTTGCTGAAGCGCAGATGAGCCGTTTAGAAATGCGTGATCCTTACGCCACCTACAACAAACTTACTGTTGCAGAACTAAACAAAAAAACACCTGATATTAACTGGACGACTTACTTACCGAAATTCAAAATTAAAAATCAGGATACGGTTCTGGTATCGTCGCCTAAATTTATGGCGAGCCTGGATGGAATGTTAAAATCGGTTCCGGTTAGCGATTGGCAAACTTACTTAGAGTGGAACATTTTAAAGGGTTCTGCTTCAAGTTTAAGCTCTCCATTTGTTAAGGCGAGTTTCGCTTTTACGCAGGCACAAACTGGTCAGAAAGTACAAACACCACGTTGGCAACGGATGTCATCTTTAACCGATGGCACTATTGGCGAATTATTAGGTCAGCTTTATGTAGCCAAATATTTTAAGCCGGAAGCTAAAGAACGCATGAACCAGATGATTGTGAACTTGCGTAAAGCATTCGAAATCAGAATCAATGGTTTAGAGTGGATGAGCCCTGAAACCAAACAAAAGGCATTAGCTAAATTACATGCATTTACACCAAAAGTGGGTTATCCGGAAAAATGGAAAAACTACGATGGTTTAGCGATTAATAAAGATACTTATTTCCAAAACTTACGTAATGCAAGTGTTTGGAGTTATAATGAAATGGTTGATCAGTTAGGTAAACCTGTTGATCGCAAACGTTTTGGTATGACCCCTCCAACGGTTAATGCTTACTATAGCCCTACCTTGAACGAAATTGTTTTCCCTGCCGGTATTTTACAGTTTCCTTTCTTCGACCCAAATGCTGATGATGCCGTTAATTATGGTGGTATCGGCGCAGTAATTGGTCATGAAATGAGCCATGGTTTTGATGACAGTGGAAGCCAGTACGATGCTGCCGGTAATTTAAAAAATTGGTGGACAGCCGAAGATAAAGCAAAATTTGATGCTAAAACAAAAGCCTTAGGCGAGCAGTTTGATGGCTACACCGTATTGGATACGGTTCATGTAATCGGCAAATTAACCATGGGTGAAAATATTGGCGATTTAGGTGGCTTAAATGCGGCTTATACTGCTTTTAAAAATGACTAA